The proteins below are encoded in one region of Campylobacter helveticus:
- the ilvC gene encoding ketol-acid reductoisomerase produces MVVYYDKDCDINLIKSKKVAIIGFGSQGHAHALNLRDSGVEVFIGLREGVSYQKAKNANFEVLSVAEACKKADLIMILAPDENQAEIFEAHIKPNLKDGQALAFAHGFNIHYGQIIPPKGVDVIMIAPKGPGHTLRSEFSKGGGLPCLIAAHQDASKNARNLALSYASAIGAGRVGIMQTSFKHETETDLFGEQAVLCGGLTALIEAGFETLVEAGYEPEMAYFECLHEVKLIVDLLYQGGLSDMRYSISNTAEYGGYVSGSKIITTHTKKAMKNILKDIQNGVFARDFILEKQSNFAKMHAMRQNTNESLIEKTGQNIRKIMPWISEKKLIDKDKN; encoded by the coding sequence ATGGTAGTGTATTATGATAAGGATTGCGACATTAATTTAATCAAATCAAAAAAAGTCGCCATTATAGGTTTTGGTTCGCAAGGACACGCTCACGCGCTGAATTTAAGAGATAGTGGAGTGGAGGTTTTTATCGGCTTAAGAGAGGGGGTAAGCTATCAAAAGGCAAAAAATGCGAATTTTGAAGTTTTAAGCGTGGCAGAGGCTTGTAAAAAAGCAGATTTAATAATGATTTTAGCACCTGATGAAAATCAAGCAGAAATTTTTGAAGCACACATTAAGCCAAATTTAAAAGACGGACAAGCCCTAGCTTTCGCACACGGCTTTAATATCCACTATGGGCAAATTATCCCGCCAAAAGGCGTAGATGTGATAATGATAGCACCTAAAGGACCAGGTCATACTCTAAGAAGTGAATTTTCTAAAGGCGGTGGTTTGCCTTGTTTAATCGCCGCGCATCAAGACGCAAGTAAAAATGCAAGAAATTTAGCTCTTTCTTACGCAAGTGCCATAGGGGCTGGGAGGGTTGGCATAATGCAAACAAGCTTTAAGCACGAAACGGAAACCGACCTTTTTGGAGAGCAAGCTGTGCTTTGTGGAGGGCTTACGGCTTTGATAGAGGCGGGTTTTGAAACTCTAGTTGAGGCTGGGTATGAACCTGAAATGGCGTATTTTGAGTGTTTGCACGAGGTGAAATTAATTGTAGATTTGCTTTATCAAGGGGGTTTAAGCGATATGCGTTATTCAATTTCTAACACAGCAGAATATGGAGGTTATGTAAGCGGTTCTAAAATCATCACAACCCACACCAAAAAAGCGATGAAAAATATATTAAAAGATATACAAAATGGCGTTTTTGCGAGAGATTTTATCTTAGAAAAACAATCAAATTTTGCAAAAATGCACGCAATGCGTCAAAATACTAACGAATCTTTAATAGAAAAAACAGGGCAAAACATACGCAAAATAATGCCTTGGATAAGCGAGAAAAAACTGATAGATAAGGATAAAAATTAA
- a CDS encoding RNB domain-containing ribonuclease, whose translation MKEFLKSLSYGISENQVANEFKQILRELLASNILKEYKKKYYLNNGYVFGELDISSKGTGFLSVYDENFPNDLLIENKHLKGANYKDIVAAKLLPLKKKRASAKVILVLKKANETSIVVTKKYGEAVLGLNIKTGLSTTLKASQKSLKALPLGSVLKIENSNNEILEVLGHIDDEAVDEKISLALFNKNSEFSQTCIEESLANGDYVDASMYPNRVDLRHLSFCTIDPIHAKDFDDAIYYDVEKKEIYVAIADVSEYVFAYCAIDKEARHRGFSIYFPHISIPMLPRPLSENICSLKPNLDRLVYCFKITLDKNNEVCKEELFEAIINSKRRFHYDEVDEILEKKSDLGAISWLHKLFSLTQILRKERLKNAFEFKTEELRMFLDENLSLKSTFYEKDTPSHGLIEDCMLLANKAAAKMLDEVGVFRNHAPADSKKIDKLLEELSLLGIDVNYKNNLSELIRDVQALADELDIRAQVDKLIIKAQKKACYASENEGHFGLGFEKYTHFTSPIRRYSDLILHRLLKAKQKNDSRLYEYLLLNIQSTCESLSILEREADKVAYDFMDRKFARWAKRNVGKIFNAFISENDTLDIAKLDDEIKGAKLILEHNKSNLLQKVRVQIIDADIIAAKIFGRVVEEL comes from the coding sequence GTGAAAGAGTTTTTAAAAAGTTTAAGTTATGGCATAAGTGAAAATCAAGTTGCAAATGAATTTAAGCAGATTCTAAGAGAGCTTCTTGCCTCAAATATCTTAAAAGAATACAAGAAAAAATACTATCTTAATAATGGTTATGTTTTTGGAGAGCTTGATATATCAAGCAAAGGCACAGGCTTTTTAAGTGTGTATGATGAAAATTTTCCTAATGATTTATTGATAGAAAATAAACATTTAAAAGGGGCAAATTATAAAGATATCGTTGCGGCTAAATTGTTGCCACTTAAGAAAAAAAGAGCGAGCGCTAAGGTGATTTTAGTGCTTAAAAAGGCAAATGAAACTTCCATAGTCGTTACAAAAAAATACGGCGAAGCAGTGCTAGGGCTTAATATCAAAACAGGACTTAGCACCACACTTAAAGCCTCGCAAAAGTCTTTAAAAGCTCTTCCGCTTGGAAGTGTCTTAAAAATAGAAAATTCAAATAACGAAATTTTAGAAGTTTTAGGGCATATTGACGATGAAGCGGTTGATGAAAAAATTTCACTCGCTCTTTTTAATAAAAATAGCGAATTTTCCCAAACCTGCATAGAAGAATCTTTAGCTAATGGTGATTATGTCGATGCGAGTATGTATCCTAATCGCGTGGATTTAAGGCATTTAAGTTTTTGCACGATAGACCCTATCCACGCAAAAGATTTTGACGATGCGATTTATTATGATGTGGAGAAAAAAGAAATTTATGTGGCGATTGCCGATGTGAGTGAGTATGTTTTTGCTTATTGTGCGATTGATAAAGAAGCAAGACATAGAGGCTTTTCTATCTATTTTCCACACATTTCTATCCCTATGTTACCACGCCCCTTAAGTGAAAATATCTGCTCTTTAAAACCAAATTTAGACCGCTTGGTTTATTGTTTTAAAATCACTTTAGACAAAAATAATGAAGTGTGCAAAGAAGAGCTTTTTGAGGCTATTATCAATTCAAAAAGGCGTTTTCATTACGATGAAGTTGATGAAATTTTGGAGAAAAAAAGCGATTTAGGTGCAATTTCTTGGCTTCATAAGCTTTTTAGCCTCACGCAAATTTTAAGAAAAGAACGCCTTAAAAATGCCTTTGAATTTAAGACCGAAGAATTAAGAATGTTTTTAGACGAAAATTTAAGCCTAAAAAGCACCTTTTATGAGAAAGATACACCCTCGCACGGCTTGATTGAGGATTGTATGCTTTTGGCAAACAAGGCTGCAGCTAAAATGCTTGATGAAGTGGGTGTATTTAGAAATCACGCCCCAGCCGATAGCAAGAAAATCGACAAACTTTTAGAAGAGCTTAGTTTGTTAGGCATTGATGTCAATTATAAAAATAATCTTAGTGAGTTAATACGCGATGTCCAAGCCTTAGCCGATGAGCTTGACATTAGAGCGCAGGTGGATAAGCTCATCATTAAAGCACAAAAAAAGGCTTGTTATGCAAGTGAAAATGAGGGGCATTTTGGGCTTGGCTTTGAAAAATATACGCACTTCACCAGCCCCATTAGAAGATATTCTGATTTAATTTTACACAGACTTTTAAAAGCGAAGCAAAAAAATGATTCTAGGCTTTATGAATATTTACTTTTAAATATACAAAGCACTTGCGAAAGTTTAAGCATACTTGAAAGAGAAGCGGATAAGGTCGCTTATGATTTTATGGATAGGAAATTTGCAAGGTGGGCAAAGCGTAATGTTGGTAAAATTTTTAACGCCTTTATTAGTGAAAATGATACACTTGACATCGCTAAACTTGACGATGAGATTAAGGGGGCGAAGCTTATTTTAGAGCATAATAAAAGCAATCTTTTGCAAAAAGTTAGAGTGCAAATCATAGACGCAGACATCATCGCTGCGAAAATTTTTGGGCGTGTTGTCGAGGAGCTTTGA
- the ruvX gene encoding Holliday junction resolvase RuvX, with protein MRALALDIGLKRIGVALWLNEIALPLNAILRKNRDQAANEVQQLINEYQISKLIVGLPKGGASEVEMGKRIKHFVSLLQFSGELIFVDEAYTSKEAQGLGVANSRKKDGKLDSLAALIMLREYFGV; from the coding sequence ATGAGAGCTTTAGCCCTAGATATAGGCTTAAAACGCATAGGGGTTGCCTTATGGTTAAATGAAATTGCCCTACCGCTTAACGCCATTTTAAGGAAAAATCGCGACCAAGCCGCAAATGAAGTGCAGCAGCTTATAAACGAATATCAAATTTCAAAGCTCATTGTGGGACTACCAAAGGGTGGAGCGAGTGAAGTGGAGATGGGTAAAAGAATTAAGCATTTTGTTTCTTTACTACAATTTAGCGGAGAGCTTATCTTTGTCGATGAAGCTTATACGAGTAAGGAAGCGCAAGGTTTAGGTGTGGCAAATTCGCGTAAAAAGGACGGAAAGCTAGATTCTTTAGCGGCTTTGATAATGCTAAGGGAGTATTTTGGAGTCTAA
- a CDS encoding DNA-processing protein DprA — protein sequence MSELLPSSYLNLFSSLKDEPKKLYFKGNLKLLSYPKVAIIGSRKMSIYTKNCVLDLATTLKNAGVCVVSGGALGVDINAALASLPLHIGIFANGLGQIYPRTNENIIKEIYAKGLALSENEDNYMPQGFDFLLRNRLIIALSDAVVVAQADLQSGSMQSARLSYEMQKPLFVLPQRLEESRGTNLLLQDKKANLIADFKAFAAHFGSVKEDVGEKDEFLQFCQKGVRVEEALEKFGEKVYEYELEGKIAIEGVFIRLLK from the coding sequence ATGAGTGAGCTTTTACCTAGTTCTTACTTAAATCTTTTTTCTAGCTTAAAAGATGAGCCAAAAAAGCTTTATTTTAAAGGAAATTTGAAGCTTCTAAGCTATCCAAAAGTTGCCATTATAGGCTCTAGAAAGATGAGTATTTATACTAAAAATTGCGTTTTAGACTTAGCGACTACCCTTAAAAATGCTGGTGTTTGTGTGGTGAGTGGGGGTGCTTTGGGCGTGGATATTAACGCAGCTTTAGCGTCTTTACCTTTGCATATAGGCATTTTTGCAAATGGTTTAGGACAAATTTATCCAAGAACAAATGAAAACATCATCAAAGAAATTTACGCTAAAGGTTTGGCTTTAAGTGAAAATGAAGATAATTATATGCCTCAAGGATTTGATTTTTTATTAAGAAATCGCTTGATTATCGCTTTAAGTGATGCGGTTGTGGTCGCTCAGGCGGATTTACAAAGTGGCTCTATGCAAAGTGCTAGATTAAGTTATGAGATGCAAAAACCTCTTTTTGTTTTACCACAAAGATTAGAAGAAAGTAGGGGAACAAATTTACTTTTGCAAGATAAAAAAGCAAATTTAATAGCCGATTTTAAAGCCTTTGCGGCACATTTTGGAAGCGTAAAAGAAGATGTTGGAGAAAAAGATGAATTTTTACAATTTTGCCAAAAAGGTGTGCGTGTGGAAGAGGCGTTAGAAAAATTTGGTGAAAAGGTTTATGAGTATGAGCTTGAGGGTAAAATCGCCATTGAGGGAGTTTTTATAAGGCTTTTAAAATGA
- a CDS encoding divergent polysaccharide deacetylase family protein, with translation MSKKNITQIQRFLILIILILICVILSLLILSKKQTQSVKESNETNINVSLRQSVEESQSSVFKPLEQNLSKVDLGKNDLNETTLTEENLSKNEANLSLFDLNKSALIEQNLSKDTNLSQDINLSKEQNQSPILKEQNLSQKEKIKPNLTKGQKPKLAIIIDDMASKEQVKNAKALHLKINPSFFPSHTLHPNTPKLAKEFKFYMVHLPLEALYFQNKMPVLSPSDSEEVIEKNIIKIKSEFKDLRFINNHTGSLFTGDEEAMRKLYKVLARHNLIFVDSKTTHDSKAPKIAKEMQKTYIQRDVFLDNEDEVGYIKKQLLSAVKLAHKKGYAIVIGHPKHNTFKALRESKELLESVELVYLSELYE, from the coding sequence TTGTCAAAAAAAAATATTACCCAAATTCAAAGATTTTTAATTCTCATTATTTTAATTTTAATTTGCGTGATTTTAAGCTTATTGATTTTAAGCAAAAAGCAAACGCAAAGTGTGAAAGAGAGTAATGAAACGAACATAAATGTTTCATTAAGACAAAGCGTGGAAGAAAGCCAAAGCTCTGTTTTTAAACCCTTAGAGCAAAATTTAAGCAAGGTTGATTTAGGAAAAAATGATTTAAATGAAACGACTTTAACTGAAGAAAATTTAAGTAAAAATGAAGCAAATTTATCGCTTTTTGATTTAAATAAAAGCGCGTTAATAGAGCAGAATTTAAGTAAGGACACAAACCTTAGTCAAGATATCAATTTAAGCAAAGAGCAGAATCAAAGCCCCATTTTAAAAGAGCAAAATTTAAGCCAAAAAGAAAAAATAAAACCAAATTTAACTAAGGGGCAAAAACCCAAATTAGCCATTATCATTGACGATATGGCGAGTAAAGAGCAGGTTAAAAACGCTAAGGCTTTACATTTAAAGATAAATCCTTCTTTTTTCCCTTCTCACACCCTACACCCAAACACTCCAAAACTTGCAAAAGAATTTAAATTTTATATGGTGCATTTACCTTTAGAAGCACTTTATTTTCAAAATAAAATGCCTGTTTTAAGTCCTAGTGATAGCGAAGAAGTGATTGAGAAAAATATCATTAAAATTAAAAGTGAATTTAAGGATTTAAGATTTATTAATAACCACACAGGAAGCCTTTTTACGGGAGATGAAGAGGCGATGAGAAAGCTTTATAAAGTTTTAGCTAGACACAATTTGATTTTTGTCGATTCTAAAACTACGCACGATTCAAAAGCCCCTAAAATCGCCAAAGAAATGCAAAAAACCTACATACAAAGAGATGTATTTTTAGATAATGAAGACGAAGTAGGCTATATTAAAAAACAGCTTTTAAGTGCGGTAAAACTTGCACACAAAAAGGGCTACGCCATAGTCATAGGACACCCTAAACACAATACTTTTAAGGCTTTAAGAGAAAGCAAAGAATTGTTAGAAAGCGTAGAGCTTGTGTATTTGAGTGAGCTTTATGAGTGA
- a CDS encoding SAM-dependent methyltransferase produces the protein MESKLAQIYSQDELIALKESFEKPKNICVFLNFLKADEDLIEAEFKDLKYQKLNHFCYLFKAEDKGILSRMKAFNEGHFYIQNYASYLCAKNLNAKANESVLDMCAAPGGKSINLANFMQNQGYLACVEANKERFFTLQKNLKNYNVKAKIFLKDSKSIGHLCPLKFDKILLDAPCSTLAKTGFENAKSLKEIKKLSLLQKKLLHSALKALKHGGELVYSTCTFLREENEEVLENALNSEFELEFLELDLEGVRAKEAKSDFKELSKARRILPCENYDGFFIAKMRKI, from the coding sequence TTGGAGTCTAAGTTAGCACAAATTTATAGCCAAGATGAGCTGATTGCTCTAAAAGAAAGTTTTGAAAAGCCAAAAAATATTTGTGTATTTTTAAATTTCTTAAAGGCTGATGAGGATTTAATTGAGGCTGAATTTAAGGATTTAAAATATCAAAAGCTCAACCACTTCTGCTACCTTTTTAAAGCTGAAGATAAAGGAATTTTAAGCAGAATGAAAGCGTTTAATGAGGGGCATTTTTATATACAAAATTACGCATCTTATTTATGTGCTAAAAATTTAAATGCCAAAGCAAATGAAAGCGTTTTAGATATGTGTGCGGCTCCGGGCGGAAAAAGCATTAATTTAGCAAATTTTATGCAAAATCAAGGCTATTTAGCGTGTGTGGAAGCAAACAAAGAGAGATTTTTTACCTTGCAAAAAAATTTGAAAAATTATAATGTCAAAGCCAAGATTTTCCTAAAAGATTCCAAAAGTATAGGGCATTTATGCCCTTTGAAATTCGACAAAATTTTACTTGACGCCCCTTGTTCGACTTTGGCTAAAACAGGATTTGAAAATGCTAAATCTTTAAAGGAGATTAAAAAATTATCCCTACTACAAAAAAAGCTTTTGCACTCAGCCCTAAAAGCTTTAAAGCACGGCGGTGAGTTAGTTTATAGCACCTGCACTTTTTTAAGGGAGGAAAATGAAGAGGTTTTAGAAAATGCTTTAAATAGCGAATTTGAGTTAGAATTCTTAGAGCTTGATTTGGAGGGTGTGAGAGCCAAAGAGGCAAAAAGCGACTTTAAAGAGCTTAGCAAAGCAAGAAGAATCTTGCCTTGTGAAAATTATGACGGCTTTTTCATCGCCAAAATGCGTAAAATTTAG